One stretch of Zhihengliuella flava DNA includes these proteins:
- a CDS encoding sugar nucleotide-binding protein — MAKLQTGKALNIRETPIPGFKVIDLPVHGDNRGWFKENWQREKMAALGLPDFGPVQNNISFNATVGVTRGIHAEPWDKYISVATGRVFGAWVDLREGPSFGATYYCEIDPSVAVFVPRGVGNAFQALEENTAYTYLVNDHWSAEAQSDYTFLNLADETADIPWPIPLSEGELSTKDETHPRLAEVEPMKPKRTLVVGANGQLGRALAQLWEDRDDVDYVARDQVDLARPVTLESVSWSQYGTVINAAAYTAVDGAETPEGRAEAWAVNAAGPAALARIATQHGLCLVHVSSDYVFDGERESHDELEDFAPLGVYGQSKAAGDLAVATTPAHYILRTSWVVGDGKNFVTTMATLAEKGIDPTVVADQFGRLTFASELARAVDHLLRSTADYGAYNMSNGGEVASWADIAARVFKLSGHDPARVSPVSTEEYYAGKMGIAPRPLNSALDLAKVKSTGFAPEDQFVALARYVSSLSS; from the coding sequence ATGGCCAAGCTGCAGACTGGTAAAGCACTGAACATCCGTGAGACGCCGATTCCCGGGTTCAAGGTCATCGACCTGCCTGTCCACGGCGATAACCGCGGCTGGTTCAAGGAGAACTGGCAGCGCGAAAAAATGGCGGCACTGGGCTTGCCGGATTTCGGGCCGGTCCAGAACAACATCTCCTTTAACGCGACGGTGGGCGTCACGCGAGGAATTCACGCTGAGCCATGGGACAAGTACATTTCGGTAGCCACGGGACGAGTCTTTGGTGCCTGGGTGGACCTTCGCGAAGGCCCCTCGTTCGGCGCAACCTACTACTGCGAAATTGACCCGTCGGTGGCCGTGTTCGTGCCCCGCGGCGTGGGTAACGCATTTCAGGCACTCGAAGAAAACACGGCCTACACGTACTTGGTTAACGACCACTGGTCGGCCGAGGCGCAGAGTGACTACACGTTCCTGAACCTAGCGGACGAGACCGCGGACATCCCGTGGCCCATCCCGCTCAGCGAAGGCGAACTGTCGACGAAAGACGAAACGCACCCTCGGCTAGCCGAGGTTGAACCGATGAAGCCGAAGCGCACCTTGGTTGTTGGCGCCAACGGGCAGCTGGGCCGGGCTCTGGCCCAGCTCTGGGAGGATCGGGACGACGTCGACTATGTGGCCCGAGATCAGGTGGATCTGGCTCGCCCCGTAACCCTCGAATCCGTGAGCTGGTCTCAGTATGGGACGGTCATTAATGCGGCCGCCTATACGGCCGTCGACGGTGCAGAGACCCCCGAAGGCCGCGCGGAGGCTTGGGCCGTGAATGCAGCGGGACCTGCCGCGCTGGCGCGCATCGCGACTCAGCACGGTCTGTGCTTAGTTCACGTGTCGAGTGACTATGTCTTTGACGGTGAGCGTGAATCGCACGATGAGCTTGAGGATTTCGCGCCGTTGGGGGTCTACGGGCAGTCGAAAGCTGCAGGGGACCTGGCGGTGGCAACGACCCCGGCGCACTATATTCTGCGCACGTCGTGGGTTGTCGGCGACGGTAAGAATTTTGTGACGACGATGGCGACGCTAGCCGAAAAGGGGATAGACCCTACGGTAGTGGCCGATCAGTTCGGCCGATTGACCTTCGCAAGCGAGTTGGCTCGTGCCGTCGACCACTTGTTGCGCTCTACTGCTGATTATGGCGCCTACAACATGAGCAATGGTGGCGAAGTGGCCAGCTGGGCAGACATCGCCGCGCGTGTCTTTAAGCTGTCGGGCCATGATCCTGCGCGCGTGAGCCCAGTGAGCACTGAAGAGTACTATGCAGGCAAGATGGGAATCGCACCACGGCCACTGAACAGTGCGCTGGATCTCGCCAAAGTGAAAAGCACGGGATTCGCCCCCGAGGACCAGTTCGTGGCCCTAGCACGGTACGTCAGCTCACTCTCGTCGTAG
- the rfbB gene encoding dTDP-glucose 4,6-dehydratase translates to MCTLLVTGGAGFIGSNFVHFVVANTDYDVVVLDKLTYAGHRESLAGLPEERVRLVEGDIADATLVDALVQDVDAVVHYAAESHNDNSLNDPSPFVQTNIIGTFVLLEAVRKYGTRFHHISTDEVYGDLELDDPAKFTPETPYNPSSPYSSTKAGSDHLVRAWVRSFGVNATLSNCSNNYGPRQHVEKFIPRQITNVIDGVRPRLYGKGENVRDWIHADDHSSAVLAILERGQAGQTYLIGADGEKNNLQVVRAILTQMGQDSDAFDHVKDRPGHDMRYAIDATRLREELGWEPKYTDFEAGLSATITWYRENESWWRAQKAAAEAKYAKTGH, encoded by the coding sequence ATGTGCACTCTCCTCGTGACCGGTGGCGCCGGCTTTATCGGATCGAACTTTGTCCACTTTGTCGTAGCGAACACCGACTATGACGTGGTGGTCCTCGACAAGCTGACCTACGCAGGCCATCGCGAATCTCTGGCGGGTTTGCCGGAGGAGAGGGTGCGCCTCGTCGAAGGCGACATCGCCGATGCCACGCTGGTTGACGCATTGGTCCAGGATGTGGACGCGGTGGTGCACTACGCCGCCGAGTCACACAACGATAATTCGCTCAATGATCCGTCGCCGTTCGTTCAGACGAACATCATCGGGACGTTCGTCCTGTTGGAAGCAGTCCGCAAGTACGGGACGCGCTTCCACCACATCTCCACCGACGAGGTCTACGGCGACCTGGAGCTCGATGACCCGGCGAAGTTCACGCCGGAGACCCCGTACAACCCGTCAAGCCCCTACTCGTCCACGAAGGCGGGAAGCGATCACTTGGTGCGGGCCTGGGTACGCTCGTTCGGCGTGAACGCCACCCTCTCCAACTGTTCCAACAACTACGGTCCGCGCCAGCACGTCGAGAAGTTCATCCCGCGCCAGATCACTAACGTGATCGACGGGGTCCGCCCGCGCCTGTACGGCAAGGGAGAGAATGTTCGCGACTGGATCCATGCGGACGATCACTCGTCCGCGGTGCTGGCCATTCTCGAACGCGGTCAGGCCGGTCAGACGTACCTGATTGGTGCCGACGGCGAGAAGAACAACCTCCAGGTGGTGCGGGCCATCCTGACGCAGATGGGCCAAGACTCCGACGCGTTTGACCACGTGAAGGATCGCCCGGGGCATGACATGCGCTACGCCATCGACGCGACCCGCTTGCGGGAGGAACTCGGCTGGGAGCCGAAGTACACCGACTTCGAGGCTGGATTGTCAGCCACGATCACGTGGTACCGCGAAAACGAGTCGTGGTGGCGCGCCCAGAAGGCCGCGGCTGAAGCCAAGTATGCGAAGACGGGGCACTAA